The following proteins are co-located in the Aerosakkonema funiforme FACHB-1375 genome:
- a CDS encoding DUF2382 domain-containing protein has translation MALIELEDYYPNYRETLGNDDIKTLDLYTVGGEKAGSVSDVLVDREGRFRYLVIDTGAFGFGKKILLPIGLSRIDYNLHRVFVDGLSKEQVQNLPEYKKSLTVDYDYEERLRGVYRPLATDRGESIPGSETYNRDTYNYDREPYLYNINEGENQTFRLYEERLIGSKERHKVGEVAVGKRIETETARISVPIEKERIVIERNNPTDATPVNPSDADFQSGEVARMEVYQETANIQKQAFVREEVSLRKEIDRDTVETEDTVRREELDIHTEGDPVVDRGERT, from the coding sequence ATGGCTTTGATCGAACTAGAAGATTATTATCCCAATTACCGCGAAACTTTAGGAAACGACGATATTAAAACACTCGACCTTTATACTGTGGGAGGCGAGAAAGCCGGCAGCGTTAGCGATGTATTAGTCGATCGCGAAGGTCGTTTCCGGTATCTGGTAATTGACACAGGTGCTTTTGGTTTCGGTAAGAAAATTTTGCTTCCCATCGGTCTATCTCGCATTGATTATAACTTGCATCGCGTCTTTGTCGATGGTTTGAGTAAAGAGCAAGTACAAAATTTACCGGAGTATAAAAAAAGCCTAACGGTTGATTACGATTACGAAGAGCGGTTGAGAGGAGTTTATCGTCCCCTAGCTACCGACAGGGGAGAATCCATTCCGGGATCTGAAACTTATAACCGGGATACCTACAATTACGATCGAGAACCTTACCTGTACAACATTAACGAGGGGGAAAATCAAACATTTCGGTTGTATGAAGAACGGCTAATCGGCAGTAAAGAGCGTCATAAAGTAGGAGAAGTTGCGGTTGGTAAGCGCATTGAAACCGAAACGGCAAGAATTTCCGTACCGATCGAAAAAGAAAGAATTGTGATCGAGCGAAACAACCCCACAGATGCGACACCTGTTAATCCTAGCGATGCTGATTTCCAGTCGGGAGAAGTAGCACGTATGGAAGTGTACCAAGAAACAGCTAACATTCAAAAGCAAGCGTTTGTGCGGGAAGAAGTCAGCCTTCGTAAAGAAATCGATCGCGATACAGTAGAAACGGAAGACACCGTTCGTCGCGAAGAGTTAGATATTCATACCGAAGGCGATCCGGTTGTGGATAGAGGCGAGCGTACATAG
- a CDS encoding YsnF/AvaK domain-containing protein, giving the protein MEKQTSAKKLESDKHNLRIKVLLEKLRTKLRNFSVQDSSGILVGQVKDVYLDKSRQLNLVISQADAASGSHVFLLRSNHIHQVDYPSKSLSLDITKNEIQDLPEYRRSQTLARHLSERQSEAVRASNPPPSQTPEVNPKPSYYASSYAEQMSAPNEFEDNLESSQNEEISPADSETADVVEEEVIRLLEERLVVNLNKRKVGEVVVRKEIETRMVEVPVQYEKLIVEQVSPSPKVLAEIDLGQGEIPTPEAIAAANPNSQLTVSGEFTSPKTASLLLDAIARQLNNGCKSVRIEILLSDSQHQQVYQEWFDRCSGT; this is encoded by the coding sequence ATGGAGAAGCAAACATCTGCAAAAAAGCTAGAATCGGACAAACATAATCTTCGCATTAAAGTCTTGCTGGAAAAGTTGAGAACTAAACTAAGAAACTTTTCTGTGCAGGACAGTAGCGGCATCTTAGTCGGGCAAGTAAAGGATGTGTATCTTGATAAATCGCGTCAGCTAAACTTAGTTATATCTCAAGCGGATGCCGCGTCCGGTTCGCACGTTTTTTTATTAAGAAGCAATCACATTCATCAAGTTGATTATCCCAGTAAATCCCTTTCATTAGATATTACGAAAAACGAAATACAGGATCTGCCAGAATATAGGCGATCGCAGACTCTGGCAAGGCACCTGTCAGAAAGGCAGAGCGAAGCCGTTCGGGCAAGCAATCCTCCCCCTTCCCAAACGCCAGAAGTCAATCCAAAACCAAGCTATTACGCTAGCTCTTATGCAGAGCAGATGTCAGCGCCAAATGAGTTCGAGGATAACCTGGAATCATCTCAAAATGAGGAGATCTCCCCAGCAGATTCCGAAACAGCAGATGTGGTAGAAGAAGAAGTTATTCGGTTACTAGAAGAACGATTGGTTGTTAACCTCAACAAACGTAAAGTAGGTGAAGTAGTTGTTCGTAAAGAAATCGAAACTCGGATGGTAGAGGTGCCAGTCCAGTACGAGAAATTAATTGTCGAACAAGTCAGTCCGTCACCAAAAGTACTGGCAGAAATAGATTTAGGACAAGGAGAAATTCCCACTCCCGAAGCGATCGCAGCTGCCAATCCAAACAGTCAGTTAACTGTCAGTGGCGAATTTACTTCTCCGAAAACTGCCAGCCTGCTGTTAGATGCCATTGCCAGACAGCTAAATAACGGGTGCAAGAGCGTGCGAATAGAAATTTTGCTGTCGGATTCGCAACATCAGCAAGTTTACCAGGAGTGGTTCGATCGCTGTTCTGGTACCTAA
- a CDS encoding L,D-transpeptidase, producing the protein MRQPYTTPRQSFSKPRQSWSKPAPPVATIALRDKIANKILEMQESEKRWIEIDLSNQRLVAWEGKEPVRAVIVSTGKASTPTRVGTFAVQTKFASTRMTGPGYDVSNVPHTMYYSGGYAVHGAYWHNRFGTPVSHGCVNVALDHAEWLFKWAAVGTPVIVHE; encoded by the coding sequence TTGAGGCAGCCCTACACAACACCAAGACAGTCATTCTCCAAACCAAGACAATCCTGGTCTAAACCCGCACCCCCCGTCGCCACAATTGCACTGCGGGATAAAATTGCCAATAAAATTTTAGAGATGCAAGAATCAGAAAAACGCTGGATTGAAATCGATCTTTCCAACCAAAGGCTGGTTGCTTGGGAAGGAAAAGAACCCGTGCGTGCCGTGATTGTTTCCACTGGGAAGGCATCAACTCCCACCCGCGTCGGTACTTTTGCCGTGCAGACTAAGTTCGCATCTACCCGCATGACTGGGCCGGGATATGATGTTAGCAATGTACCTCACACTATGTATTATTCCGGGGGCTATGCCGTTCACGGCGCTTACTGGCATAACCGTTTTGGCACTCCGGTCAGCCACGGCTGCGTCAATGTAGCTCTCGATCATGCCGAGTGGCTCTTTAAGTGGGCAGCAGTGGGAACTCCCGTGATCGTCCATGAATAA
- a CDS encoding DUF2382 domain-containing protein has translation MALLKIENYYPNYREELFDGDDIKGVDVYADGTDDKIGSVTDVLVDEDSGRFRYFVIDTGFWVFGKKVLLPVGRSRIDENDERIYAIGLTKQQVENLAEFNDLERIDYDYEDRVRGVYRPQDTDRSDYVADDRNSYNYEQEPNLYGINEQDHQSIRLYEERLIANKARRKVGEVAVGKRVETETAKVSVPIEKERVIVERTTPADVGTPVTPGQVDFREGEMARMDIYEETPDIRKEAFVREQVTVRKEIDRDTVDAQETIRREELDIDTQGNPVVRNPRNI, from the coding sequence ATGGCTCTTCTAAAAATCGAAAATTATTATCCCAATTACCGCGAAGAACTCTTTGATGGCGATGACATCAAAGGAGTTGATGTCTATGCTGATGGCACCGATGATAAGATTGGCAGCGTGACAGATGTGCTAGTGGATGAAGACAGCGGACGTTTTCGCTATTTCGTCATCGATACAGGCTTTTGGGTATTCGGAAAGAAAGTATTGCTACCGGTGGGCCGTTCGCGTATTGATGAGAACGACGAGCGCATCTATGCGATCGGTCTGACAAAACAGCAAGTAGAAAATTTAGCTGAATTCAACGACCTCGAACGGATTGATTACGATTATGAAGATCGGGTAAGAGGAGTTTATCGTCCGCAAGATACCGATCGCTCCGATTATGTAGCTGACGATCGCAATAGCTACAACTACGAACAAGAACCAAATCTGTACGGTATCAACGAGCAAGATCACCAAAGCATCAGACTCTACGAAGAACGCTTAATTGCTAACAAAGCACGTCGCAAAGTTGGTGAAGTAGCAGTTGGCAAGCGCGTGGAAACCGAAACGGCAAAAGTTTCAGTTCCCATTGAAAAAGAGCGCGTTATCGTTGAACGCACTACCCCAGCAGATGTGGGTACGCCAGTTACCCCAGGCCAAGTAGACTTCCGGGAAGGGGAAATGGCACGTATGGATATCTACGAAGAAACTCCCGATATTCGCAAAGAAGCTTTTGTGCGGGAGCAAGTTACCGTCAGGAAGGAAATCGATCGCGATACCGTGGACGCGCAAGAAACCATTCGTCGCGAAGAGTTAGATATCGACACCCAAGGCAATCCGGTTGTACGGAACCCTCGTAACATATAG
- a CDS encoding Hsp70 family protein, producing MTIAIDFGTSNTVIARWNPVTQKPETLSLSGLSVMQGQNPPLIPSLLYVEDASSSKVVVGQAVRDRGLDLKTDPRFFRSFKRGIGAAIQGFLPELDGKVVTFEQVGKWFLSQSIEKLQATLPDVGQSLILTVPVDSFEAYRHWLGQVCQSLPVEQVRIVDEPTAAALGYGMADRQVILVVDFGGGTLDLSLVRLDSSTNKKPLGFILKWGDKSLAESSGQKVKTARVLAKAGQNLGGADIDNWLVDYFAKTQGLVSTPLTTRLAERLKMQLSLQRQASEVYFNDETFETYDLQLERDRFEDILKEHKFFDRLDESMTQVLQQARRQGLEVADIDAVLLVGGTVQIPSVQTWVQQYFEATKIRCEKPFEAIAQGALQLAQGIELKDFLYHSYGIRYWDRRHSRHNWHPLIKAGQPYPMSEPVELVLGASVENQPSIELIIGELGTESNSATEVYFDGDRLITRNIGSGQTQVQPLNDREGARTIAQLTPPGYPGNDRIKVLFQVDDRRFLRMTVQDMLSKQTLLDDRPVVQLS from the coding sequence ATGACGATCGCAATTGATTTCGGAACTAGCAATACGGTAATCGCCCGCTGGAATCCAGTAACCCAGAAGCCAGAAACCTTGAGCTTATCTGGTTTATCGGTAATGCAGGGGCAAAATCCCCCCTTGATACCCAGTTTACTCTATGTTGAGGACGCTTCCTCCAGTAAAGTAGTAGTTGGACAGGCTGTGCGCGATCGCGGTCTCGACCTCAAAACTGACCCCCGTTTTTTCCGCAGTTTCAAACGAGGTATCGGCGCTGCTATCCAAGGATTTTTGCCAGAACTGGACGGGAAAGTCGTTACTTTTGAACAAGTGGGGAAATGGTTCCTCTCCCAGTCGATCGAAAAACTGCAAGCGACTTTGCCAGATGTCGGTCAATCTTTAATATTAACCGTTCCCGTCGATAGCTTTGAAGCTTATCGCCACTGGTTAGGTCAAGTTTGCCAATCTCTCCCCGTCGAACAAGTGCGAATCGTAGATGAACCTACGGCGGCGGCTTTGGGTTACGGAATGGCCGATCGACAAGTTATTCTAGTGGTAGATTTTGGCGGCGGTACGCTGGATCTTTCTCTGGTGCGCTTGGATAGTTCCACTAACAAAAAACCGCTAGGCTTTATTCTCAAATGGGGCGATAAATCCCTGGCTGAATCTTCCGGACAAAAGGTAAAAACAGCTCGCGTCCTGGCCAAAGCCGGTCAAAATCTCGGCGGTGCGGATATCGATAACTGGTTGGTAGATTATTTTGCCAAAACTCAAGGTTTGGTGTCAACACCGCTGACAACTCGTTTAGCAGAACGGTTAAAAATGCAATTGTCTTTGCAAAGACAGGCAAGTGAAGTATACTTTAATGATGAAACTTTTGAAACCTACGATCTGCAATTAGAGCGCGATCGCTTTGAAGATATCCTCAAAGAACACAAGTTTTTCGATCGCTTGGATGAGTCGATGACTCAAGTGCTACAGCAAGCGCGACGGCAAGGTTTAGAAGTTGCCGATATCGATGCGGTTTTATTAGTTGGCGGTACAGTACAAATCCCATCTGTGCAAACTTGGGTGCAGCAATATTTTGAGGCGACCAAAATTCGCTGCGAAAAACCTTTTGAAGCGATCGCCCAAGGTGCTTTGCAACTAGCGCAAGGGATAGAACTCAAAGACTTTCTCTATCACAGTTACGGAATTCGTTACTGGGATAGACGCCACAGCCGACACAATTGGCATCCCTTAATAAAAGCTGGACAACCTTATCCGATGAGCGAACCGGTAGAATTAGTCTTGGGTGCCTCGGTAGAAAACCAACCCAGTATAGAATTAATTATCGGCGAATTGGGAACCGAAAGCAACAGCGCGACAGAAGTTTATTTTGATGGCGATCGTCTGATTACCCGCAACATAGGCAGCGGTCAAACGCAAGTACAACCGCTCAACGATCGGGAAGGTGCCAGGACGATCGCCCAGCTGACACCCCCAGGCTATCCGGGGAACGATCGCATCAAAGTGCTGTTTCAGGTAGATGACCGACGCTTTCTGAGGATGACCGTCCAAGATATGCTCAGCAAGCAAACTTTGTTAGACGATCGGCCTGTAGTTCAGCTGAGCTAA
- a CDS encoding L,D-transpeptidase produces the protein METIIRSVFLRRSGTFWAGLALVLVTLFSWSMPTEAASRSARQAQLQRNQTTNTVGKSNSKRYKAKRAKRAKVTRARGKGRWIEVNLASQRLTAWENGRAVYSSRISSGKRSTPTRRGTFAVQRKYRAKTMRGPGYVAPNVPYTMFYSGGYAIHGAYWHNRFGTPVSHGCVNLPVGVSRNLYNWASVGTRVVVR, from the coding sequence ATGGAAACCATAATTCGTTCTGTTTTTTTACGTCGATCCGGAACTTTCTGGGCAGGTCTGGCGCTCGTACTGGTAACTTTATTTTCCTGGTCAATGCCAACAGAAGCGGCATCTAGGTCGGCAAGGCAAGCGCAGTTACAGCGTAACCAAACTACTAACACAGTTGGGAAGTCTAATTCTAAACGCTATAAAGCCAAACGCGCTAAACGCGCTAAAGTGACTCGCGCACGCGGAAAGGGACGCTGGATAGAAGTTAACTTAGCAAGCCAACGCTTAACTGCTTGGGAAAATGGCAGAGCGGTTTATTCCTCTCGCATTTCCAGTGGCAAGCGATCGACTCCCACTCGTCGGGGAACCTTTGCTGTGCAAAGAAAATACCGCGCTAAAACAATGCGAGGGCCGGGGTACGTAGCTCCTAATGTTCCTTATACAATGTTCTACTCTGGAGGATATGCGATTCACGGAGCCTACTGGCACAACCGATTTGGTACGCCAGTCAGCCACGGTTGCGTTAACCTGCCTGTAGGAGTATCCCGCAACTTATACAACTGGGCTTCTGTGGGGACAAGGGTCGTAGTTCGTTAA
- a CDS encoding DUF2382 domain-containing protein, which produces MALMKIDQFDPNYRETFNDDDIKGFGVYTDNDEKIGTIGDVLVDEDGRFRYLVVDLGFWIFGKKVLLPVGLSRIDYSADRVYAIDMSRKQAEDLPEYSDRTVPDYDYEERVRNVYRTPAVGDTAMPPVEASTPVDADYAVSTPTAMGDRANYSNFNRDTYTYDREPNLYELNDRNHQTFRLYEERLIANKNRYKAGEVAVGKRVETETARVSVPIEKERVVVERTTPVDAGRPVTPGEVNFREGEVARIEVYEETPDIRKEAYVREEVVVRKVVDRDTVDAQDTIRREELDIDTEGNPVVDRRAEDRF; this is translated from the coding sequence ATGGCTCTAATGAAAATCGATCAATTCGATCCCAACTATCGGGAAACATTTAATGATGATGACATCAAAGGTTTTGGCGTCTATACAGATAACGACGAAAAAATCGGGACGATCGGTGACGTTTTAGTTGATGAAGATGGTCGTTTTCGCTATCTCGTAGTCGATCTGGGCTTTTGGATTTTTGGCAAGAAAGTTTTGCTACCGGTTGGTTTGTCGCGAATCGACTATAGTGCCGATCGCGTATACGCGATCGACATGAGTAGGAAGCAAGCAGAAGATTTACCTGAGTATAGCGATCGCACTGTACCGGATTACGATTACGAAGAAAGAGTGAGAAACGTATATCGCACTCCTGCTGTAGGGGATACAGCTATGCCGCCTGTGGAAGCTTCCACACCGGTTGACGCAGATTATGCGGTTTCTACACCGACGGCGATGGGCGATCGCGCTAACTACAGCAATTTCAATCGCGATACCTACACCTACGATCGCGAACCCAATTTGTACGAGCTCAACGATCGCAATCATCAAACTTTCAGATTGTACGAAGAACGGCTGATCGCAAACAAAAATCGTTACAAAGCTGGTGAAGTAGCGGTTGGTAAGCGTGTGGAAACCGAAACGGCGCGAGTTTCGGTACCGATCGAAAAAGAGCGAGTCGTTGTTGAGCGCACTACGCCAGTAGATGCCGGTAGGCCAGTTACCCCAGGCGAAGTAAATTTCCGCGAAGGGGAAGTAGCGCGAATAGAAGTTTACGAAGAAACTCCTGATATTCGTAAAGAAGCCTACGTGCGTGAGGAAGTAGTAGTCAGGAAAGTAGTAGATCGGGACACAGTTGACGCCCAAGACACGATTCGTCGCGAAGAGTTAGACATTGACACGGAAGGTAATCCCGTTGTCGATAGAAGAGCTGAAGATCGCTTCTAA
- a CDS encoding tetratricopeptide repeat protein: MLTLSQAIALAYQSLQIGQISQAQSICQQILQQQPDCAEALYLLGAIAHQSGKLDDAILYYLQTIAFSPAYAEAYYSLAAALHQQGQLLEAISYYQQAIALKPGYTDAHYNLANAFQQVGDFSAAILHYQQVISCHPQDAEAYANLANIYLEQGFIDAAIPHYRQAIALRPDVPGIYYNLGKALLDLHKYAEAIVPYQQALSLAPQYLDAYLGLGTAFTYLFRYEEAIACFQQALAIEPNSPETYLNWGIALAYQNQVEKAIESFQKALQLKPDSAPAYWENAFILPIIYDTFEQISFWRQRFCREVNQLIRQTWLNPSLRQFALKILNQKAINFYPAYQGYNERGIQRKLGKFVHQLMAEKYPQWSIALPMPRLGKNEKIRIGYISTHLRNHSVTKLIFGWLKNCDRQQFEIYTYQVAPEVDFITEKIRDRSDKFYHIYGNIETICQQVMADQLHILMFADIGMNPLTYQIAALRLAPVQCVTWGHPVTTGLPTIDYFLSGDLMEPENARSHYSEKLFCLPNIGMCYQKPEIPELSNTRADFQLRKDAIVYLSCQSLFKYLPQYDRIFAEIAKRVPQAQFTFISHDAATVNAQFQERLKRAFAKFDLHSEDYCILQPRMSQIEYFNLNLLADIFLDTFSWSGGNTTLEAIACGLPVVTCPGKFMRGRHSYGILKMMGMTETIAQNESEYIDIAVKLGLDLDWRQEIVRKTYESHSLVYEDKTCITALESFYKTVVLERQKSVGADR; the protein is encoded by the coding sequence ATGCTAACTCTCTCACAAGCGATCGCTCTTGCTTACCAGTCTCTCCAAATCGGTCAAATATCTCAAGCACAATCGATTTGTCAGCAAATTTTACAGCAGCAACCTGATTGTGCAGAAGCGTTATATTTGCTGGGTGCGATCGCGCATCAATCTGGTAAGCTGGATGATGCGATTCTTTATTATCTCCAAACTATTGCTTTTTCCCCTGCCTATGCTGAAGCTTACTATAGTTTGGCTGCGGCTTTGCATCAGCAGGGTCAGTTATTAGAAGCAATCTCGTATTACCAGCAAGCGATCGCTCTCAAACCAGGTTATACTGACGCTCATTATAATTTAGCTAATGCTTTTCAACAAGTAGGCGATTTCTCTGCTGCTATTCTCCACTATCAGCAAGTTATTTCTTGCCATCCCCAGGATGCGGAAGCTTATGCTAATTTGGCAAATATCTATTTGGAACAAGGTTTTATTGATGCTGCTATTCCACATTACCGGCAAGCGATCGCTCTCCGACCTGATGTTCCCGGAATTTATTACAATCTCGGTAAAGCGCTTCTAGATTTGCACAAGTATGCAGAGGCGATCGTACCATATCAACAGGCTTTAAGTCTTGCGCCACAATATTTAGATGCTTACCTTGGTTTGGGTACTGCTTTTACTTATCTGTTTCGCTATGAGGAAGCGATCGCTTGTTTTCAACAGGCTCTTGCGATCGAGCCCAACAGTCCGGAAACTTACCTCAATTGGGGAATAGCTTTAGCTTATCAGAATCAAGTTGAAAAAGCAATAGAATCTTTCCAAAAAGCGTTGCAACTAAAACCGGATTCTGCGCCAGCTTATTGGGAAAACGCTTTCATTTTGCCGATTATCTACGATACCTTTGAGCAGATTTCTTTCTGGCGTCAGCGCTTCTGTCGGGAAGTTAATCAATTAATTCGACAAACTTGGTTAAATCCCTCCCTCCGTCAGTTTGCTTTAAAAATTTTAAACCAGAAAGCTATTAACTTTTACCCTGCCTATCAAGGTTATAACGAGCGCGGGATACAACGGAAGTTAGGTAAGTTTGTACATCAATTGATGGCAGAGAAATATCCGCAATGGTCTATAGCTTTGCCCATGCCACGTCTGGGTAAAAATGAGAAGATTCGGATCGGCTATATTTCTACTCACTTGCGAAATCATAGCGTCACTAAGTTAATTTTTGGCTGGCTGAAAAACTGCGATCGGCAACAGTTTGAAATTTACACTTATCAAGTTGCTCCCGAAGTAGATTTTATCACAGAAAAAATTCGCGATCGCAGCGATAAATTTTATCATATTTATGGTAATATAGAGACAATTTGCCAACAGGTGATGGCTGACCAACTGCATATTCTGATGTTTGCAGATATTGGTATGAATCCCCTGACTTATCAAATCGCCGCATTACGTCTAGCACCCGTGCAATGTGTAACTTGGGGACATCCGGTAACGACAGGTTTGCCAACGATCGATTACTTTTTATCTGGCGATTTAATGGAACCGGAAAATGCGCGATCGCACTATTCGGAAAAGTTATTTTGTTTGCCGAATATCGGAATGTGCTATCAAAAGCCAGAAATTCCCGAACTTAGCAACACTCGCGCCGATTTTCAGCTTCGCAAAGATGCGATCGTTTATCTTTCCTGTCAATCTTTATTCAAATACCTACCTCAATACGATCGCATCTTTGCCGAAATAGCTAAACGTGTTCCCCAAGCGCAATTTACCTTCATTTCTCACGATGCGGCTACTGTTAATGCTCAATTTCAAGAACGTTTAAAACGAGCTTTTGCTAAATTTGATTTGCACAGCGAAGATTACTGCATATTGCAACCGAGAATGTCGCAAATTGAGTACTTCAACCTCAATCTACTTGCGGATATTTTTCTGGATACCTTCAGTTGGTCAGGCGGTAATACAACCTTGGAAGCGATCGCCTGCGGTTTACCGGTGGTGACTTGTCCGGGAAAATTTATGCGCGGTCGTCACTCCTATGGTATATTAAAAATGATGGGAATGACAGAGACGATCGCCCAAAATGAATCAGAATATATCGATATTGCTGTCAAGTTGGGTTTAGACTTAGATTGGCGACAAGAAATCGTGCGAAAAACCTACGAAAGCCATAGCTTAGTTTACGAAGATAAAACCTGCATTACCGCGCTGGAATCATTCTATAAAACAGTTGTTTTAGAAAGGCAGAAGAGCGTCGGGGCAGACAGGTAA
- a CDS encoding WD40 repeat domain-containing protein, whose translation MFTTNARPPLVNTVSSNSNYVRAVAISPRLPLLVSANSEEIKIWDLDNGKLLGSLTGHSDCVRALAISPDGKTLVSAGNDNTIKIWNLEDAQLLRTLSDHRGSVLCLAFSSDGQTLVSGSNDNSIKVWNVADGKLLRTLTCHCGSVLSVAISADGTHIVSGSFDNTIKVWQLSTGKMLRTLKGHSNWVASVAIGPDGKFIVSGSSDCTVRIWQLSNGKMLRNLKGHSCWVDSIALSSDGETAVSGSSDNTIKIWQVSNGKLLRTLTGHSGAVLSVAIGSDRTTLVSGSNDNTIKMWEMNSGKLLRTLTGDSNWFWSVTTTPGEQTLSDDDDSSIKLWRLRDN comes from the coding sequence ATGTTCACCACCAACGCCCGTCCGCCCCTGGTTAATACCGTCAGCAGCAATTCCAACTACGTCCGCGCTGTGGCTATCAGCCCCCGCTTGCCTCTGCTGGTCAGCGCCAACTCGGAAGAAATCAAGATTTGGGATCTCGACAACGGAAAATTGCTTGGCAGCTTGACCGGTCATTCAGACTGCGTGCGAGCCCTGGCTATTAGCCCGGATGGGAAAACTCTCGTCAGCGCGGGTAATGACAATACTATCAAGATTTGGAATTTAGAAGACGCCCAATTACTTCGCACCCTAAGCGATCATCGCGGTTCCGTTCTTTGTCTTGCCTTTAGTTCTGACGGACAGACTCTGGTGAGCGGTAGCAATGATAATAGCATTAAGGTTTGGAACGTTGCCGATGGCAAATTGCTTCGCACGCTTACTTGTCATTGTGGGTCGGTTCTCTCTGTGGCTATCAGTGCCGATGGTACGCATATCGTCAGCGGCAGTTTTGATAATACTATTAAAGTTTGGCAACTTTCCACGGGCAAAATGCTTCGCACTCTCAAAGGTCATTCTAACTGGGTGGCGAGTGTTGCGATCGGTCCGGATGGAAAGTTTATCGTTAGTGGCAGTTCGGATTGCACTGTGAGAATATGGCAGTTGAGCAACGGCAAGATGCTTCGCAACCTCAAGGGTCATTCTTGCTGGGTTGATTCGATCGCGCTGAGTTCTGATGGCGAAACCGCAGTCAGCGGCAGCTCGGATAATACTATCAAGATCTGGCAAGTCAGCAACGGCAAGTTGCTTCGCACTCTCACCGGTCATTCGGGTGCTGTTTTGTCTGTGGCGATTGGCAGCGATCGCACAACTCTCGTTAGCGGTAGTAATGACAATACTATCAAGATGTGGGAGATGAATAGCGGGAAATTACTTCGCACTCTCACCGGTGATTCTAATTGGTTTTGGTCTGTTACTACAACTCCCGGCGAACAAACACTGAGCGATGACGATGATAGCAGCATTAAGTTGTGGCGTTTGCGGGATAATTGA
- a CDS encoding PRC-barrel domain-containing protein, with product MAFLRIDEFYPNYRKKLFGGDDIKGLAVYASGTDREIGIVLDALVDWDGRFQYLVIDTSSWGFAKKVLLPINSCLVDYEERRVYADGINKQKIQYLPDYYSTEQVDEDYEEQVRLIYEMQDANYLLAEQKQTISYHH from the coding sequence ATGGCATTTTTACGCATAGACGAGTTTTATCCCAATTACCGCAAAAAACTTTTCGGTGGTGATGATATCAAAGGGCTTGCTGTCTATGCAAGTGGAACTGATAGAGAAATTGGCATCGTACTAGATGCTCTTGTCGATTGGGACGGTCGTTTCCAATATTTAGTTATCGACACAAGCAGTTGGGGTTTCGCCAAGAAAGTGTTACTTCCCATAAATAGTTGCCTTGTCGATTACGAAGAACGACGAGTTTATGCCGATGGCATTAACAAACAAAAAATTCAATACTTACCCGATTACTACAGTACCGAACAGGTGGATGAAGATTATGAAGAGCAAGTAAGACTAATTTATGAGATGCAGGATGCTAACTATTTACTTGCCGAACAGAAACAAACCATATCTTATCATCATTAA
- a CDS encoding bifunctional 4-hydroxy-2-oxoglutarate aldolase/2-dehydro-3-deoxy-phosphogluconate aldolase — protein sequence MSNQYWIKLLQQQRAIAVIRAQDLELGRQMAKAVAAGGMSLIEITWNSHKAPKLIAQLRSELPECTIGTGTLLNWEQMQQAIASGAQFLFTPHVNLTLIQAAVDAGVPIVPGALSPTEIVTAHQAGASCVKVFPIQAVGGASYIRSLQGPLGHIPLIPTGGVTLENATEFLQAGAIAVGLAGELFPQQLVATGDWQGISCKASRLRDLIKNWKGEATVTK from the coding sequence ATGTCTAATCAGTATTGGATAAAGCTGTTGCAGCAACAGCGAGCGATCGCAGTCATTCGGGCCCAAGACTTAGAATTAGGTCGCCAGATGGCAAAAGCAGTGGCAGCTGGGGGAATGAGTTTGATAGAGATTACCTGGAACAGCCACAAAGCACCAAAGCTAATTGCACAGTTGCGCTCGGAGCTGCCGGAGTGTACGATCGGCACCGGCACCCTGCTAAACTGGGAGCAAATGCAGCAGGCGATCGCATCTGGTGCCCAATTCCTCTTTACCCCGCACGTTAACTTAACTTTAATTCAGGCGGCGGTAGATGCCGGAGTGCCCATCGTGCCGGGGGCGCTTTCGCCAACAGAAATTGTCACCGCACACCAAGCAGGAGCTAGCTGTGTGAAAGTATTTCCGATTCAAGCAGTGGGAGGTGCAAGCTATATCCGCAGTTTGCAAGGGCCGCTGGGACATATTCCCCTGATTCCCACCGGTGGCGTCACGCTGGAAAATGCGACAGAATTTTTACAGGCTGGAGCGATCGCAGTAGGACTTGCAGGCGAGCTATTTCCCCAACAGCTAGTGGCGACGGGAGATTGGCAAGGGATAAGCTGTAAGGCATCCCGCTTGCGCGATCTTATCAAGAACTGGAAAGGTGAGGCCACAGTTACCAAATAA